The window GCTATGCCTCGGTGGTCCTCACGGGCGGCCGCAACGGCAACGGGCTGCTCGCCGCGCTGGCCGCGGCGCCCGCCCGGGACGCGATCGACTGGGGCCGGCTGGATCTGTGGTGGGGCGACGAGCGGTTCCTGCCGGAGGGTGACGCCGAGCGGAACGTCACCCAGGCCCGGGAGGCGCTGCTGGACTCGGTGCCGCTGGATCCGAAGCGGGTGCACGCCATGCCCGCGTCGGACGGGCCGTGGGGTGCCGATGTGGGCGCGGCGGCCGCGGCGTACGCGCAGGAGCTGGCGCGGGCGGCGGGGCCCGAGAACCACGGGACCGTGCCGACGTTCGACGTGCTGATGCTCGGGGTCGGGCCGGACACCCATGTGGCCTCGCTCTTCCCCGAGTCGCCGGCCGTACGGGAGACCGAGCGGACGGTGGTGGGCGTGCGTGGCGCGCCGAAGCCGCCGCCGACGCGGGTCACGCTGACGCTGCCCGCGATCCGCGCCGCGCGTGAGGTGTGGCTGCTCGCCGCCGGGGAGGACAAGGCGGCGGCCGCGGCCATCGCGTTGTCCGGTGCGGGGGAGATCCAGGCGCCGGCCGCGGGTGCGTACGGGCGGTCGCGGACCCTGTGGCTGCTGGACGCGGCCGCGGCGTCGCGGCTGCCGCGGTCCTTGTATCCGCCTGCCTCGCCGTAAGTCCGTTCGGGTGCGGGTCCGGTGGGGGCTTCGCGCAGTTCCCCGCGCCCCTGAAGGCGCGGGGAACTGCGCGAGAAGCCCCACCGGACCCGCACCCGACAACGCACCCCGCTCAAGCCGTCAGGACGTGAAGTCGTCCTCACGGGTCTCCGGCAGCGCCCACACGCACAGCAGACTCACCAGGCACAACCCACCCGTGTAGAACCCGAGCACCAGCGGCGACGACCACTGGCTGTTCAGCCAGGTCGCGACGAGCGGAGCGAAGCCGCCACCCAGTGTGTTGGCCAGGATGAACGCCGCCGACGCCCCCGTGTACCGCAACCTCGCCGGGAACAGCTCCGCGAGGAACGCCGCCGCCGGGGAGAACATCAGGGCGAGCAGCATGAGCCCGACCGTGTACGCGCCGGTGATGACGAACCCGTCGCCCGTGCTGAGAGACGCGTACATGGGAACGGACCAGACCACGCAGCCGGCCGCGCCCGCCAGCATCAGCGGCCGGCGCCCGATCCGGTCGGCGAGCCGCGCGACGGGCAGCGTGATCGCGATCCCGGCCGCCGCCCCCACGCTCGCGGCGGTGAGCATCGTGTTCTGCGGGATGCCGAGCGATTTCGGACCGTAGGACAGGCTGTAGACGATCGTCAGGTAGTACACGGCCGAGCCGCCGATCGCCGCGCCCGTGCCGAGCAGCAGCCGGCGCGGGTGGCGCGCGAGGAGCGTCCCGAGCGGAAAGCGCGGCGCCGGGGACCCCGCGGATCCGGGAGAGGCGGGGGACGCCGGGGACGCCGCCGGGGACGAGCCCTTGAACACCGGCGACTCCGACACCGTCGTCCGTACCCACAGCCCGACCAGGACAAGCACCGCGCTGAGCAGGAACGGCACACGCCAGGCCCACTCCGTGAAGCCGTCGCGGCCCACGATGTTCAGGGTGGGCAGGATGACGGCGCTGGAGAGCAGGAAGCCGAGCGAGGGACCGACGTTGGGTATGGCGGCGTACAGCGCGCGGCGGCCGGGCGGGGCGTGTTCGGCGGCCAGCAGGACCGCGCCGCCCCACTCGCCGCCCATGCTGACGCCCTGCAGCAGACGGAGGGTCACCAGGAGGACGGGCGCGAGGAGTCCGGCGGTCTCGTAGGTCGGCAGGAGGCCGACGCCGACCGTCGCGAGGCCCATGAGCAGCAGGGAGGCGACCAGGGCGCGGCGGCGGCCCAGCCGGTCACCGATCGTGCCGAAGAGGACGACGCCGAGGGGGCGGGACAGGAAGGCCGCGGCGAAGGTGAGGAACGCGGCGAGGGTGGAGACGGTCGCGTTGCCGGAGGGGAAGAACGCCGGTCCGAGGACGAGCGCGGAGGCCGTGCCGTAGACGGCGAAATCGTAGTACTCGATGGTGGTGCCGATGAGGCTCGCGGCGGCGACCTTGGGCGCCTTGCTCGGCTCGGCCGGCGGCGAGGCGCCAGGCGTCGGGGAGGCCGACGACGGTAACGCGACCGATCTGGGGTCCACGGCCTCGGAGACGGTCTCGGACGGGGATTCGGGCATGGGGGGCTCACTTCCGGTACGCCCGGACACGAATGTCCGGGTGCAGAGGGGGACGGCCACGCATGAAACACGAACCGGAGTGTGGCTGTCACCCTAGGCCGCGAAATTCGATTCCCACAAGGAAGCCTCGGAAATGGCGGTCCGGGATCCCCGTCGAATTTTTTCGACGGACCCGTAGGCGACGTTTACACGCGACAACAGTGAATAGGGCATGTGATCCCGCGTGATCCCTATGTGATCCGTGTGATCCCGCTATGCACGCGGACAGGTCGGCAGAATGTGCCACGAACACCACCCTCGCACGGCGTCAACCCGGTAGAACCTGTCAAGTCGTTATCAAATAATCATGTGTCAACCTGCATAAAAATTGCCCACAGGTCACTCCTTGCCAACCCCCGATCACGCACGGAATGCTGACGTCCTGGCAGAACTTGAAAGTTCTACGACCATCGTTTTTCGGACATGGAGACCGCATCGGGTTGCCGCGGTTCGACTTTCTGAAATGCGGCCTCAGAGCCGGGAAGGCGCATTACCCATGCTGAAAACTGGCAAGCCATTGCGTTGGAGAAGACTTTCTCGGGCCGGTGATGACCGGCATTTGCTCATCCCTCTCGACCACAGCGTTTCGGACGGCCCGGTCGCCCCTCCCGGACAGTGGGAGGACCTCCTTCGGGCCCTGGTGGCCGGCGGGGCCGACGGGATCGTCGTCCACAAGGGGCGGGCCCGCGCACTCGCCCCGGACCTCCTCGGGAACTGCGCGCTGGTGGTGCACCTGAGCGCGAGTACGGCCTGTTCCGCCGACGTGGACGCCAAGGTGCTGGTCGGCGATGTCGAGGAGGCGGTGGCGCTCGGCGCGGACGCGGTCAGCGTCCATGTGAACATCGGCTCGGACACCGAGGGGCGTCAGCTCGCCGACCTGGGCGCGGTGGCCCGTTCGTGCGACACCTGGGGCATGCCGCTGATCGCGATGGTCTATCCGCGCGGCCCCCGGATCGAGAACCCGCACGATCCCGCTCTCCTCGCGCACATCGTGAACGTCGCCGCCGATCTGGGCGCCGACATGGTGAAGACGACCGTCGCCCTGCCGGTGGAGCGGATGGCCGAGGTGGTGGCCCACAGCCCCATCCCCGTCCTCGCGGCCGGCGGTCCACCGGACGGCTCCGACCTCATCGAGTACGGCACCGCCGTGATGGCGGCCGGCTGCCGGGGGCTCGCCGTCGGCCGCCGGATCTTCTCCTCCCCCTCCCCCGCCTCCCTGGTCTCCCGGCTCGCGGCCGTGGTGCACGGGTCCGGCGGCGACGGCATCACCGAAGACATGAGCATGACCGCTCCCCCCTCCCCCCGTTACTCGACGATCGTGGCAGGTGTCGCATGAGGTTCGCGTGGATCGATCTCCGTGAAGTCCCCCGTCCGCAGCTCCAGGCGGTGGTGGACGCGGCCGTCCACGCCCGGATGACCGGAGTGGTCTCGGCCGACGCCGAGTTGCTGGGAACGCTGCCGCCGACCGTGACCCGGGTGCTGGTGTCCGCGGAGCCCGCGGCGGCGCTCGCGAGGAAGCCGGCCGACAAGTCCGCCGACAAGGGGGGCAAGGAGCCCAAGGGCGCGGGTGACGCCAAGTCCTCCGGCGCGGCCGGGACCCTCGCGGACGCCGGGATCGACGTCCTGCTGCGGAAGTTCTCCACGCAGGACGAGCTGGACGCGCTCGCCGCCGAGAACCGGGCCGCCGTCCGAATGCCCGGCTCAGGTGGGCCCGCCACGGGTGCGCCGGTCACCGCCGCACCCGTCGCCGGCTTCGTCGACGTACGGGACGACCGCACGCTCCAGCTGTCGTGCGTGGGCGCGATGGCGCTGCCGTACACGGTGATCCATTTCGCCGACCCGACGAAGATCCCGTTGGAGATCGTGCTCGCGGCGGCCGAGTCGGCCGAGGGCAAGCTGGTGACCGTCGTCGGGGACCTGGAGGAGGCGGCCATCGTCTTCGACGTGCTCGAACGTGGTTCCGACGGCATCCTGTTCACCCCCCGGAGTGCGGACGACGTGTTCGCGCTGGCCCGGCTGCTGGAGGCGACGACCCCGCAACTGGAGCTGTCCACGCTGACGGTGGAGAGCATCCGGCACGTCGGGCTCGGCGACCGGGTCTGTGTGGACACCTGCTCGCACTTCGAGGAGGACGAGGGCATCCTCGTCGGCTCGTACTCCTCCGGTTTCGTGCTCTGCTGCAGCGAGACCCACCCGCTGCCGTACATGCCGACCCGGCCGTTCCGGGTCAACGCCGGTGCCCTGCACTCGTACACACTGGGCCCCGACAACCGCACCAACTACCTCAGCGAGGTCGGCTCCGGCAGCGCCCTGCTGGCGGTCGGCGCCGACGGCCGCACCCGGCGGGTGGTGGTCGGGCGGGCCAAGCTGGAGTCCCGGCCGCTGCTGGAGATCCGCACGCACGCGGAGGACGGGCGCCTGGTGAGCCTGACCGTGCAGGACGACTGGCACGTACGGGTCCTCGGACCGGGCGGCAAGGTCCTCAACGTCACCGAACTGCGGACCGGGGACGAACTGCTCGGCTATCTGGCGCAGGACAAACGCCATGTCGGCCTGCCCATCGGCGAGTTCTGCAAGGAGGTCTGAGGCCCCATGGGCGAACTCGTGGCGGCCGCGGCCGGTGAGGACGGGATGGGCGTCCTCGTCCAGCGGCTGTTCGACGCGCGGGACGACGACCTGCCGTATCTGACGCATCAGCGGGAGACCGTCGGCCGGGGCGGGTTACGGGAGCGGGTGGCCAAGCAGGCCGCCGTGTTCGCCGGCTACGACATCGGGCCCGGCAGCACGGTGGGGCTGCGGACGCCGCCCAGTTTCACCCAGGTCGAGGTGCTGCTCGCGCTGTGGCGGCTGGGCGCGCAGGTGATGCTGTTCGACTTCCGGCTCAAGCCAGCCGAGGTGGACGCGCTCTGCGCCGGCTGCCGGCCGCAGTTCATGGTCCGGGCCGGGTCCAACGTCCGGTCGGCCTTCGGCTTCCGGCCCGAGTACGAGGTCGCCACCGAGTGCCGCAGAGGCGGCCGGCCGGCCTCGGGCGGGCACCGGCTGGTCCAGTTCAGCTCGGGCTCCACCGGGCGTCCGAAGGTGATCGGCAGGACTCCCGGGTCGATCGCCGCCGAGATCGAGTCGTTCGCGGCGGTCCCCGGCATGCCGGGCGAGGGCGACCGGCTGCTGCTGCTCAGCTCCACGGCACACAGCTTCGGCCTGATCGGCGGGCTGCTGCACGCGCTGGCGGCCGGCGTCCAGGTCGTCTTCGCGCCCCGGGTCTCCGCCCGCGAGATCCTGCGGACCTCGGCCGAACACCGGATCACCCATCTGTTCGGGGTGCCGATGCACTACGAACTGCTCGCCGCCGCCCTCGATCCTCCCGAGCTGTCCGAGCTGCGGACCGCCGTCTCCGGTGGTGAGCTGATGCCCCCCGAGGTCGCCGCGCGGTTCGCCGAACGGTACGGCGTCGCGGTCGGCGAGGCCTACGGCACCACCGAGACCGGCATCGTCGCCATCGACGTCGGCGGCACGCTCCGGCCCACGGTCGGGCGGCCCGCGCCCGGTGTGCTGGTCCGGGAGCACAAGGGTGAACTGGACGTGGCGCTCGACGCGTCGCCGTACCTCTTCGACTCCGGCGGCACCCAGTACGAGGACGGCTGGCTGCACACCCGCGACCGGGCCACGGTGGACGCCGACGGGACGGTCACCGTGGGCGGCCGCGCCGACTCCCTCGTCGTCGTCGGCGGCCTCAAGGTCGACCTCACCGAGGTCGAGCAGGTGCTCCGCGCGCACCCGGCCGTCGAACAGGCGGTCCTGGTCCACGAGGACGTGACCGAGGCGTACGTGGCGGTCGCCGCCGGGGCCGGGAGCCCGTCGGCGGAGGAGCTGCTGCGCTGGTGCCGGGAGCGGCTCGCCGACCACAAGCTGCCCCGCGTGATCCGGGTGCTGGACACCCTGCCCCGCACCTCGAACGGGAAGCTGGTCCGCCGGGCGGCCACGCTCCAGGCGGCGGCGAGCGGCGCGTAGCGGCCCGACGGCCGACCCCCGAGAGCGGCGACTCCCACGACGAGCAGTCCTCGCACGACTTTTCGCATGACCTTCTCACGACATTCCCCCA is drawn from Streptomyces bottropensis ATCC 25435 and contains these coding sequences:
- the pgl gene encoding 6-phosphogluconolactonase; the protein is MSTPQLVVHRDKELMAQAAAARLITKVVDAQASRGYASVVLTGGRNGNGLLAALAAAPARDAIDWGRLDLWWGDERFLPEGDAERNVTQAREALLDSVPLDPKRVHAMPASDGPWGADVGAAAAAYAQELARAAGPENHGTVPTFDVLMLGVGPDTHVASLFPESPAVRETERTVVGVRGAPKPPPTRVTLTLPAIRAAREVWLLAAGEDKAAAAAIALSGAGEIQAPAAGAYGRSRTLWLLDAAAASRLPRSLYPPASP
- a CDS encoding MFS transporter, whose translation is MPESPSETVSEAVDPRSVALPSSASPTPGASPPAEPSKAPKVAAASLIGTTIEYYDFAVYGTASALVLGPAFFPSGNATVSTLAAFLTFAAAFLSRPLGVVLFGTIGDRLGRRRALVASLLLMGLATVGVGLLPTYETAGLLAPVLLVTLRLLQGVSMGGEWGGAVLLAAEHAPPGRRALYAAIPNVGPSLGFLLSSAVILPTLNIVGRDGFTEWAWRVPFLLSAVLVLVGLWVRTTVSESPVFKGSSPAASPASPASPGSAGSPAPRFPLGTLLARHPRRLLLGTGAAIGGSAVYYLTIVYSLSYGPKSLGIPQNTMLTAASVGAAAGIAITLPVARLADRIGRRPLMLAGAAGCVVWSVPMYASLSTGDGFVITGAYTVGLMLLALMFSPAAAFLAELFPARLRYTGASAAFILANTLGGGFAPLVATWLNSQWSSPLVLGFYTGGLCLVSLLCVWALPETREDDFTS
- a CDS encoding class I fructose-bisphosphate aldolase family protein — its product is MLKTGKPLRWRRLSRAGDDRHLLIPLDHSVSDGPVAPPGQWEDLLRALVAGGADGIVVHKGRARALAPDLLGNCALVVHLSASTACSADVDAKVLVGDVEEAVALGADAVSVHVNIGSDTEGRQLADLGAVARSCDTWGMPLIAMVYPRGPRIENPHDPALLAHIVNVAADLGADMVKTTVALPVERMAEVVAHSPIPVLAAGGPPDGSDLIEYGTAVMAAGCRGLAVGRRIFSSPSPASLVSRLAAVVHGSGGDGITEDMSMTAPPSPRYSTIVAGVA
- a CDS encoding 3-dehydroquinate synthase II family protein, with the translated sequence MRFAWIDLREVPRPQLQAVVDAAVHARMTGVVSADAELLGTLPPTVTRVLVSAEPAAALARKPADKSADKGGKEPKGAGDAKSSGAAGTLADAGIDVLLRKFSTQDELDALAAENRAAVRMPGSGGPATGAPVTAAPVAGFVDVRDDRTLQLSCVGAMALPYTVIHFADPTKIPLEIVLAAAESAEGKLVTVVGDLEEAAIVFDVLERGSDGILFTPRSADDVFALARLLEATTPQLELSTLTVESIRHVGLGDRVCVDTCSHFEEDEGILVGSYSSGFVLCCSETHPLPYMPTRPFRVNAGALHSYTLGPDNRTNYLSEVGSGSALLAVGADGRTRRVVVGRAKLESRPLLEIRTHAEDGRLVSLTVQDDWHVRVLGPGGKVLNVTELRTGDELLGYLAQDKRHVGLPIGEFCKEV
- a CDS encoding class I adenylate-forming enzyme family protein; this encodes MGELVAAAAGEDGMGVLVQRLFDARDDDLPYLTHQRETVGRGGLRERVAKQAAVFAGYDIGPGSTVGLRTPPSFTQVEVLLALWRLGAQVMLFDFRLKPAEVDALCAGCRPQFMVRAGSNVRSAFGFRPEYEVATECRRGGRPASGGHRLVQFSSGSTGRPKVIGRTPGSIAAEIESFAAVPGMPGEGDRLLLLSSTAHSFGLIGGLLHALAAGVQVVFAPRVSAREILRTSAEHRITHLFGVPMHYELLAAALDPPELSELRTAVSGGELMPPEVAARFAERYGVAVGEAYGTTETGIVAIDVGGTLRPTVGRPAPGVLVREHKGELDVALDASPYLFDSGGTQYEDGWLHTRDRATVDADGTVTVGGRADSLVVVGGLKVDLTEVEQVLRAHPAVEQAVLVHEDVTEAYVAVAAGAGSPSAEELLRWCRERLADHKLPRVIRVLDTLPRTSNGKLVRRAATLQAAASGA